The following coding sequences are from one Paenibacillus sp. JDR-2 window:
- the ald gene encoding alanine dehydrogenase codes for MIIGVPKEIKSSEYRVALTPAGVTMLKAAGHKVIVETKAGEGSGFEDRDYELEGAEIRANASEVWREADMIMKVKEPLKEEYAFFREGLILFTYLHLAAAPELTRALMDSGVTGIAYETIQLSNGSLPLLTPMSEVAGRMAVQVGSQFLEAFNGGRGVLLGGVPGVPPADVVIIGGGIVGTNAAKIALGMGANVVILEKSTDRMRYLDDVFGGRLRTVMSSPYNIAEAVAKADLLIGAVLIPGAKAPHLVTETMVQSMKKGSVIVDVAVDQGGSIATVDRPTTHKDPIYIKHGVVHYAVANIPGAVPRTSTFALTNVTMPYALDLASRGWEAITGSVPLQKGVNTHRGTVTYEPVAAASGLPYTPLQRWLDSIAFDKLEP; via the coding sequence ATGATTATCGGCGTTCCGAAGGAAATTAAATCGAGCGAGTACCGTGTTGCGCTTACCCCGGCTGGCGTAACCATGCTGAAGGCGGCAGGCCATAAGGTGATTGTGGAGACGAAAGCCGGCGAAGGAAGCGGATTTGAGGATCGGGATTACGAGTTGGAAGGTGCGGAGATTCGAGCAAACGCATCGGAGGTATGGAGAGAAGCGGATATGATCATGAAGGTCAAGGAGCCGCTTAAGGAAGAATACGCCTTTTTCCGCGAAGGACTGATATTGTTTACGTATTTGCATCTTGCCGCAGCTCCCGAGCTTACCCGGGCTTTAATGGACAGCGGGGTAACGGGGATTGCTTACGAGACGATCCAACTCTCAAACGGAAGTCTGCCTTTATTAACGCCTATGAGCGAAGTGGCGGGGCGCATGGCCGTTCAGGTGGGATCGCAATTTCTTGAAGCGTTTAACGGTGGCAGAGGTGTGTTATTGGGAGGGGTTCCCGGGGTACCGCCAGCTGACGTCGTGATTATCGGCGGTGGAATCGTAGGAACCAACGCAGCGAAGATAGCATTAGGCATGGGCGCTAACGTTGTTATTTTGGAAAAAAGCACAGACCGCATGAGATACTTGGATGATGTGTTTGGAGGACGGCTTCGGACGGTCATGTCGAGTCCCTACAATATTGCGGAAGCTGTCGCAAAAGCGGATTTACTGATTGGAGCGGTCTTGATACCGGGAGCGAAAGCGCCGCATCTGGTTACGGAAACGATGGTGCAATCCATGAAAAAGGGCTCGGTTATTGTCGATGTGGCGGTTGACCAAGGCGGGTCGATTGCAACCGTTGACCGGCCAACCACGCACAAGGATCCCATTTATATCAAGCATGGCGTGGTGCATTATGCGGTCGCCAATATTCCGGGTGCCGTTCCGCGTACGTCCACCTTTGCGTTAACGAATGTTACGATGCCGTATGCGCTTGATCTTGCGAGTCGAGGATGGGAGGCGATTACAGGCAGCGTGCCTCTGCAGAAAGGCGTCAATACTCACCGGGGCACCGTCACTTATGAGCCGGTCGCAGCGGCGTCAGGACTCCCTTACACTCCTCTGCAACGCTGGCTGGACAGCATCGCTTTCGACAAGTTGGAGCCTTAA
- a CDS encoding YqzK family protein — MDNRKNKGGRQMVLSLRRWLSRILFVVIFTLLLLIVTGSYRWLVDVIAPVHPYREPKGAALKVFQADAEKGSITDRLRWFYWYGE; from the coding sequence ATGGACAACCGTAAAAATAAAGGAGGAAGGCAGATGGTCCTCTCCCTGCGCAGATGGTTAAGCCGCATCTTGTTTGTTGTGATATTCACCTTGTTGCTACTGATCGTGACGGGCAGCTATCGTTGGCTGGTTGACGTGATTGCGCCCGTCCACCCTTATAGAGAACCTAAAGGCGCTGCGTTGAAAGTTTTTCAGGCAGATGCGGAAAAGGGGAGCATTACGGATCGGCTGAGGTGGTTTTATTGGTATGGGGAATGA
- the xerD gene encoding site-specific tyrosine recombinase XerD, with translation MKAQVESFIQYLMNERALSSSTLESYGRDLQGLLDYLEQQSIANVADVHRHHLSHYLLRLKESGRKTSTVSRHIASIRAFFHYLAVNGYIQLNPAIYIESPKQEKKEPSVLSMENAGLLLETPQPVTAAGKRDKAMLELLYATGIRVSELISLNVDSVNSQLNIIRCVGSGMKERIIPFGRMAAAALDDYLQNGRAELLRQSEDEPALFLNQLGTRMTRQGFWKMVKKYAKEAGISEEITPHTLRHSFAAHLLENGADLRAVQELLGHADISTTQRYTKVSKVKMKDIYSNAHPRA, from the coding sequence ATGAAAGCTCAAGTAGAATCCTTTATACAATATTTAATGAACGAGCGCGCCTTATCCAGCAGTACGCTGGAGTCCTATGGACGTGACCTGCAAGGCTTGCTCGACTATCTGGAACAGCAATCGATTGCGAATGTGGCCGACGTTCATCGCCACCATTTGTCGCATTATTTACTGCGTCTGAAAGAGAGCGGACGCAAGACTTCGACGGTATCTCGGCATATTGCGTCCATACGCGCCTTTTTTCATTATTTGGCGGTCAATGGTTATATTCAGCTGAATCCCGCCATCTACATAGAGTCCCCCAAGCAGGAAAAGAAAGAACCCAGCGTGCTGTCGATGGAGAACGCCGGCCTGCTGCTTGAAACGCCTCAGCCGGTTACGGCTGCAGGGAAGCGGGACAAAGCGATGCTGGAACTCCTGTATGCCACAGGGATCCGGGTGTCCGAGCTGATTTCGCTTAATGTGGACAGCGTGAATTCGCAATTAAACATCATTCGATGCGTAGGCAGCGGCATGAAAGAACGGATTATCCCGTTTGGACGAATGGCTGCAGCTGCCCTTGACGATTATTTGCAGAATGGCAGGGCGGAGCTGCTCAGGCAATCGGAGGACGAGCCCGCTTTGTTCCTCAATCAGCTTGGTACGCGAATGACCCGGCAGGGCTTCTGGAAGATGGTTAAGAAATACGCGAAGGAAGCGGGAATTTCCGAAGAGATTACACCGCATACTCTGCGGCATTCGTTTGCGGCGCACCTGCTGGAGAACGGGGCTGATCTCCGGGCCGTCCAGGAGCTGCTTGGTCATGCGGATATTTCGACCACCCAGCGTTATACGAAGGTATCCAAGGTAAAAATGAAGGATATCTATTCGAATGCCCATCCCAGGGCATGA